The genome window CAAGACGACAATCCCACAAAAATCAGGAAGAAATACCAGCTATATGTAATCTTACAATTAATATTCAATGCTGTCAAAAAATCGTATAAAGTATATTAACTCGCTTAAAATCAAGAAGTACAGGCAGCTTCACCAATCTTTTATTGTGGAAGGTGCCAAGAGTGTGCTGGAATTGCTGGATTCCGATTTTAACATTGAATTTGTGTTAATAACGCAGGAATTTCAGCAAAAATACGCAAGTATTTTAAGCAGGCATCAAACTATCACAGAAACGGTAACGATGCAGGAACTGGAAGGTCTTGGATCTTTTCAAACCAACGATTCCTGCCTGGCTGTTGCTAAAACGAAGCAAAATGAATTTTTGTCTCCCGCAAATTCAGAATATGTGCTCGTTTTGGACGACGTCCGCGATCCGGGAAATCTCGGTTCTATCATTAGAATCGCGGATTGGTATGGTATCAAAAAAATCATTTGTTCCAATGACTCAACGGACGTTTACAACCCCAAAGTGATTGCCGCTAGCAAAGGCTCATTTACGCGGATTGATCTGTTTTACACAGACCTGACTTCCTATCTGGCCGAAAATGCTGCTGGAAAACCGGTAATAGGCGCTTTTCTGGGTGGCGAATCGCTGTACGATTTTAGTTTTGCCCAATCCGGAGGTTACATTGTCATGGGTAACGAGTCGAATGGGATTGGCAATGCGGTTGAAGCATTTGTAACCAATAAAATTACAATTCCGCGGGTAGGAGAGGCAGAATCATTGAATGTAGGCATTGCGACGGCGGTCATGCTGGATAATCTCAGGCGGCAGATTAATGTTCCGGCTTAGTATCGGCGTTCCGCCATTTATTCATGAGCAGCTTTATGCGAAAGCTCTTCCGCATATTCTTTGCCAAGATAGCCATCGATAAAATAATGGGCAACGTAGAGCAGCGGCGTCAGCAGGATCGCGACAACGCCTTTGTATAAATAATTAATGGTGCCGACCGCAAATATCTGGTTCAGGTCCCAGTTTCCAAATACGTAAAAGGCGATGGTGATCACCACGAAGCTGTCCACCAGCTGTGAAAACATCGTAGAACCCGTTGCCCTGAGCCAGATGTATTTGCTGCCCGTTTTTCTGCGCAGCCAGGAAAAAACCGAAACGTCGAGCAGCTGTCCCAGCAAAAACGCAACGATCGAGCCGATCATTATGCCGAGTCCCTGGTTAAAGATCTTGGAAAATGCATCATTGATATTGAAAACATTGCCCGCTTTGTCTGTGTTGTTAATGTCCAGCCAGAATTGCGCCGGTGGCAGATTTGTCGCCGCGAGCACCGTGATGAATGTGTAGGCAATGAAGCAGGCGGTCAGAAATGAGATGCGTTTCACCCCTTTTCTGCCGAAATATTCATTGATAATGTCCGAAGTAATAAAAACGACAGGCCAGTTGATCACACCGGCCGTCATGTTGAAATCCAGTTTTTGTCCTCCGATCGGCAACTGCGCCGGCGCAATGCCGAGCAGCGTTTCTACCGAAAATATCTTTCCCCCTATGATCTCAGCGATCAGCGC of Dyadobacter chenhuakuii contains these proteins:
- a CDS encoding TrmH family RNA methyltransferase yields the protein MLSKNRIKYINSLKIKKYRQLHQSFIVEGAKSVLELLDSDFNIEFVLITQEFQQKYASILSRHQTITETVTMQELEGLGSFQTNDSCLAVAKTKQNEFLSPANSEYVLVLDDVRDPGNLGSIIRIADWYGIKKIICSNDSTDVYNPKVIAASKGSFTRIDLFYTDLTSYLAENAAGKPVIGAFLGGESLYDFSFAQSGGYIVMGNESNGIGNAVEAFVTNKITIPRVGEAESLNVGIATAVMLDNLRRQINVPA
- a CDS encoding queuosine precursor transporter; the encoded protein is MSLENISNQEAKRQRLFLLLCGIFLTNALIAEIIGGKIFSVETLLGIAPAQLPIGGQKLDFNMTAGVINWPVVFITSDIINEYFGRKGVKRISFLTACFIAYTFITVLAATNLPPAQFWLDINNTDKAGNVFNINDAFSKIFNQGLGIMIGSIVAFLLGQLLDVSVFSWLRRKTGSKYIWLRATGSTMFSQLVDSFVVITIAFYVFGNWDLNQIFAVGTINYLYKGVVAILLTPLLYVAHYFIDGYLGKEYAEELSHKAAHE